A single window of Streptomyces griseoviridis DNA harbors:
- a CDS encoding AAA family ATPase, with amino-acid sequence MEPSTRSEDLDDTKPAADTAPRLIKSLRLKQLFGKFNYRIDFFDGPEEVADRRLTLLYGDNGSGKTTILNLLWNALSASRQLGHRSYIGNCPFESLEIELNDGDTIRITKRNDLQGPYDVTVMGQSVELQQAYMPVGDGTFLPVGEDGLPMPDAVRLDFEMRRQRETRAGIGVSSTSRRRQREQLALFAHSQEDAFVNYLTQLHANPYFLADDRQIYGDDIRHGPKRPTEEDGPNDTKSFLAWELALAMRRIHNQLQQQALAGNQRGSSGTNKIYLDLLERITQKQFSDEGASSVDQLLERLNQVAFRTQKYSEFGLMPALQSQPFASILKSIPHDRVAMAEEVIHPYLEAQEARLDALQGAERLIRTLVEQANGFLQTKQLVFDLSRGIRVLSHEGHEEELQPHQLSSGERQILLLLLNTVQARGNTRLFLIDEPELSLNVKWQRKLMAALLACTQGSGMQFVVATHSIEVITGNTDSLSRLVAQS; translated from the coding sequence ATGGAACCCTCGACCAGGTCAGAGGACCTCGACGACACAAAGCCGGCAGCAGATACTGCACCACGCCTCATCAAGTCACTTCGATTGAAACAATTGTTCGGTAAGTTCAACTATCGGATTGACTTTTTCGACGGGCCAGAGGAAGTAGCCGATCGCCGACTCACCCTTCTATATGGAGACAACGGAAGCGGCAAGACTACCATTCTGAACCTGCTATGGAATGCACTGAGCGCATCGCGCCAGCTTGGCCATAGATCCTATATCGGTAATTGCCCATTCGAGTCGCTAGAAATCGAACTCAACGACGGCGACACCATCAGGATCACGAAACGCAACGACCTGCAAGGCCCTTACGACGTCACAGTTATGGGGCAGAGCGTTGAGCTTCAACAGGCCTATATGCCAGTCGGAGATGGAACATTCCTCCCCGTAGGTGAAGATGGTTTGCCCATGCCGGACGCTGTCAGGCTTGATTTCGAGATGCGTCGGCAGCGCGAAACGAGGGCAGGAATAGGAGTCTCCTCTACCTCCAGAAGGCGTCAGCGTGAGCAATTGGCATTGTTTGCCCACTCTCAAGAGGACGCATTTGTCAACTATCTGACTCAACTGCACGCTAATCCGTATTTCCTTGCCGATGACAGGCAGATTTACGGTGATGACATCAGACATGGCCCCAAACGCCCGACCGAGGAGGATGGGCCCAACGATACCAAGTCTTTCCTTGCTTGGGAGCTGGCACTTGCAATGAGGCGCATTCATAACCAATTGCAGCAGCAGGCGCTTGCAGGGAACCAGCGGGGATCCAGCGGCACGAACAAAATTTACCTTGACCTCCTGGAGAGGATTACCCAAAAACAGTTTTCGGACGAAGGAGCATCGTCAGTCGACCAACTCCTGGAAAGGCTAAACCAGGTCGCCTTCAGGACGCAGAAGTACAGCGAATTTGGCCTAATGCCAGCGCTGCAATCACAGCCTTTCGCCTCCATCTTGAAGAGCATCCCACACGACCGAGTGGCTATGGCTGAGGAGGTTATCCACCCGTATCTGGAGGCGCAAGAAGCTAGGCTCGATGCATTGCAAGGAGCCGAGCGACTAATTCGCACATTGGTGGAACAGGCGAATGGATTCCTGCAGACGAAGCAACTTGTTTTCGATCTTTCTCGAGGAATTCGAGTTCTGTCTCATGAGGGACACGAAGAGGAACTACAGCCGCACCAACTCTCGTCCGGCGAGCGCCAAATCCTGCTGCTTCTGCTAAACACTGTTCAAGCTCGTGGAAACACTCGTCTGTTTCTGATCGACGAACCTGAACTCAGCTTGAATGTGAAGTGGCAGAGGAAACTAATGGCAGCTCTTTTGGCATGCACCCAAGGTAGTGGCATGCAGTTCGTTGTGGCCACTCACTCGATTGAGGTAATCACTGGAAACACTGATTCCCTGTCGCGACTTGTGGCGCAGAGCTGA
- a CDS encoding permease, which produces MTRTPDADAGAGAADEGREGPAGAGAASATGAAGAAGATDVADRSHGSDRSHGSHGSHGSHESHGSHGSHESHGSDGSGATGSSPLILTMLLLTLVLLQGPIRGLLSAPVMQSWMTVFVAVLVQALPFLVLGVLLSAAIAVFVPPSFFARALPARPALAVPVAGLAGAVLPGCECASVPVAGALVRRGVTPAAALAFLLSAPAINPIVLTATAVAFPREPGMVVARFVASLLVACAMGWLWQRLGRTDWLRTPRRSPHEGQGRGAAFWGSVRHDVVHAGGFLVVGAMAAATLKAVVPASWLRTAAGNPLVAILALAVLAVLLSICSEADAFVAASLTEFSLTAKLAFLVVGPMIDLKLFAMQAGTFGRGFALRFAPATFVVAIAGALLTGAVLL; this is translated from the coding sequence ATGACGCGGACGCCGGACGCGGACGCGGGTGCGGGTGCGGCGGATGAGGGGAGGGAGGGGCCGGCGGGTGCGGGTGCGGCGAGCGCGACGGGTGCGGCGGGTGCGGCGGGTGCGACGGACGTGGCGGATAGGTCGCATGGATCGGATAGGTCGCACGGGTCGCACGGGTCGCACGGGTCGCATGAGTCGCACGGGTCGCACGGGTCGCATGAGTCGCACGGGTCGGATGGGTCGGGGGCGACGGGATCGTCCCCGCTGATCCTGACGATGCTGCTGCTCACCCTGGTCCTGCTCCAGGGCCCGATCCGGGGGCTGCTGTCCGCGCCGGTGATGCAGAGCTGGATGACGGTGTTCGTGGCCGTGCTGGTCCAGGCGCTCCCGTTCCTGGTGCTCGGCGTGCTGCTGTCGGCGGCGATAGCGGTGTTCGTGCCGCCGTCGTTCTTCGCGAGGGCGCTGCCCGCCCGCCCGGCGCTGGCCGTCCCGGTGGCGGGACTCGCGGGCGCCGTCCTGCCGGGCTGCGAGTGCGCGTCGGTCCCGGTGGCGGGCGCGCTGGTGCGCAGGGGCGTCACCCCGGCCGCCGCGCTGGCCTTCCTGCTGTCGGCCCCGGCGATCAACCCGATCGTCCTGACGGCGACGGCGGTGGCGTTCCCGCGCGAGCCCGGGATGGTCGTGGCCCGGTTCGTGGCCAGCCTGCTGGTGGCGTGCGCGATGGGCTGGCTGTGGCAGCGCCTCGGCCGCACCGACTGGCTGCGCACACCGCGCCGTTCACCTCACGAGGGGCAGGGCAGGGGCGCGGCGTTCTGGGGCTCGGTGCGGCACGACGTGGTGCACGCGGGCGGGTTCCTGGTGGTGGGCGCGATGGCGGCGGCGACGCTGAAGGCGGTGGTCCCGGCGAGCTGGCTGCGCACGGCCGCGGGGAACCCGCTGGTGGCGATCCTGGCGCTGGCGGTGCTCGCGGTGCTGCTGTCGATCTGCTCGGAGGCGGACGCGTTCGTGGCCGCGTCGCTCACGGAGTTCTCGCTGACGGCGAAGCTGGCGTTCCTGGTGGTGGGCCCGATGATCGACCTGAAGCTGTTCGCGATGCAGGCGGGGACGTTCGGCAGGGGGTTCGCGCTGCGGTTCGCGCCGGCGACGTTCGTGGTGGCGATCGCGGGCGCGCTGCTGACCGGGGCGGTGCTGCTGTGA
- a CDS encoding ATP-binding protein, which yields MAYTIDRYPSEGSLRLGAMTLHPTPESVPRARRWFRKFIAPYNPACSVEDCALMISELVTNAIRYGQADEPWLVRVEWFRDDTSLRIEVHNPGFPANVRLRRPDANDAHGRGLLLVDSIAESWHSGPSRFGGTVVAFVVADAWPS from the coding sequence GTGGCTTACACGATCGACCGCTATCCCTCTGAGGGCTCACTGCGGCTCGGAGCCATGACCCTGCATCCGACGCCGGAATCGGTTCCCCGGGCCCGGCGCTGGTTCCGGAAGTTCATCGCCCCGTACAACCCGGCCTGTTCGGTCGAGGACTGCGCGCTGATGATCTCGGAGCTGGTGACCAACGCCATCCGCTACGGGCAGGCTGACGAACCGTGGCTGGTGCGGGTGGAGTGGTTTCGGGACGACACCTCGCTACGCATCGAGGTGCACAACCCTGGCTTCCCGGCCAATGTGCGGCTTCGGCGGCCTGACGCCAATGACGCGCACGGGCGGGGGCTCCTGCTGGTCGACTCGATCGCCGAGTCCTGGCATTCCGGGCCCAGTCGCTTCGGCGGAACCGTGGTTGCCTTCGTCGTCGCCGATGCCTGGCCGTCGTGA
- a CDS encoding metallophosphoesterase: MRARYGVPLSIAAAGAAGVLYAAGFEARSFRLRRVTIPVLPTGMRPLRVLQVSDIHMVGGQRKKQRWLRSLAGLRPDFVINTGDNLSDPEGVPEVLDALGPLMEFPGAYVFGSNDYYGPKLRNPARYLLERSNGRFGLNGNPPATGVIHNPWEDLRDGFDAAGWLNLTNTRGTLKIEGVSLELTGLDDPHIKRDRYAQVAGGPSGAADFSMGVVHAPYLRVLDSFTSDGYPLVLAGHTHGGQLCIPFYGALVTNCDLDTDRVKGLSSHSAEGRTAYLHVSAGCGTNRYTPVRFACPPEATLLTLVERG, from the coding sequence ATGCGCGCGCGATACGGAGTACCTCTGTCCATCGCGGCGGCTGGCGCCGCCGGTGTGTTGTACGCGGCGGGCTTCGAGGCCCGCTCCTTCCGCTTGAGGCGGGTGACGATCCCCGTTCTGCCGACCGGGATGCGCCCGTTGCGTGTGCTCCAGGTCTCCGACATCCACATGGTCGGCGGCCAGCGCAAGAAGCAGCGCTGGCTGCGTTCGCTGGCCGGGCTGCGTCCCGACTTCGTGATCAACACCGGCGACAACCTGTCGGACCCGGAGGGCGTCCCCGAGGTCCTGGACGCGCTCGGCCCGCTGATGGAGTTCCCGGGCGCGTACGTCTTCGGTTCGAACGACTACTACGGGCCGAAGCTGCGCAATCCCGCCCGCTACCTGCTGGAACGATCGAACGGCCGCTTCGGCCTGAACGGCAACCCGCCGGCCACCGGCGTGATCCACAACCCGTGGGAGGACCTGCGGGACGGTTTCGACGCGGCGGGCTGGCTCAACCTCACGAACACCCGGGGGACGCTGAAGATCGAGGGTGTGTCGCTGGAGCTGACGGGACTCGACGACCCGCACATCAAGCGGGACCGGTACGCGCAGGTGGCCGGCGGCCCGTCCGGCGCGGCGGACTTCTCGATGGGCGTGGTGCACGCGCCGTACCTGCGGGTCCTGGATTCCTTCACGTCCGACGGCTATCCCCTGGTGCTGGCCGGCCACACGCACGGCGGGCAGCTGTGCATCCCCTTCTACGGCGCACTGGTCACCAACTGCGACCTGGACACGGACCGCGTGAAGGGCCTGTCGTCGCACAGCGCGGAGGGCCGAACGGCGTACCTCCACGTGTCGGCGGGCTGCGGCACCAACAGATACACCCCGGTCCGCTTCGCATGCCCCCCGGAGGCGACGTTGCTGACGTTGGTGGAGCGGGGGTAG
- a CDS encoding GntR family transcriptional regulator has product MAYEVEAPKYVRLAQTIQQRIEDGTYPPGTRVPSENQLVQAFGMSRPTVVRALELLKRDGWLESRQGFGTIVRGRPAVVEHEDRRGSEALARDETQASGRLVEVGQVPVPARVASVLGLPKRAEVLVRRFLVVEDGEPVELVSSYFPASLVDGTELRSAEPLSGGTRAHLEARKKVRFDHVTEWVSARLPEPGEAELLELPDGVPVLSVLVVASDAAGQALQVSDVLLPADRQELEDTYRLG; this is encoded by the coding sequence ATGGCGTATGAAGTGGAGGCACCGAAATACGTACGCCTCGCGCAGACCATTCAGCAACGCATTGAGGATGGCACGTATCCGCCCGGCACTCGCGTACCCAGTGAGAATCAGCTTGTGCAGGCCTTTGGGATGTCCCGTCCGACCGTCGTCCGGGCGCTGGAACTGCTGAAGCGTGACGGCTGGCTGGAATCGCGGCAGGGCTTCGGCACGATCGTGCGCGGTCGTCCGGCCGTGGTCGAGCATGAGGATCGCCGAGGGAGCGAAGCGCTGGCGCGTGATGAGACTCAGGCATCGGGCCGTTTGGTCGAGGTAGGCCAGGTTCCTGTTCCGGCGCGGGTCGCCTCGGTGCTTGGGCTGCCGAAGCGGGCTGAGGTTCTCGTCCGTCGGTTCCTTGTCGTGGAGGATGGTGAACCTGTGGAGCTGGTGTCTTCGTACTTCCCGGCCAGCCTGGTTGACGGTACCGAACTGCGGAGCGCCGAACCGCTGAGCGGGGGCACCCGTGCGCATCTGGAAGCGCGTAAGAAGGTTCGCTTCGATCATGTGACGGAGTGGGTCTCTGCTCGCCTGCCTGAACCTGGTGAGGCCGAGCTGCTGGAGCTTCCCGACGGTGTGCCCGTGCTGAGTGTCCTGGTTGTGGCGTCCGACGCTGCTGGCCAAGCCTTGCAAGTGTCTGACGTGCTGCTTCCTGCCGACCGGCAGGAACTCGAAGACACCTATCGGCTGGGCTGA
- a CDS encoding DUF1152 domain-containing protein — protein MTRLIVAAGGGGDAVAAAMLNAALYGDEDQAVILTYAWDRLLIDPVPGPRGPDDFTGLEPLTPTVWKVPAEARPIAPTGSTLPRLAAELPHTFALIDPRHGAEGVTRQLKDLVTRLQPTSIDLLDVGGDVLARGDEPTLKSPLADSLTLAACGQVNAPIRLLVAGPGLDGELSHEDLQGMLGALVHTFTARDAEPTSAVLEWHPSEATGMLAATARGVRGTCEVRDAGLPIPLTDESPTVHEVDLDEALSRNELARAIMSTTTRDQAEALSREVCGFSEIDYERNKALWLKEQQPATLDAQAVLHQLTQFEAEAQGRGVTHTTFRHLTEILNLDGSQRDDLRRLLINSRPEQYAAPLWSLTGNNSGHTSRTL, from the coding sequence ATGACGCGGTTGATCGTCGCAGCAGGAGGAGGGGGCGACGCAGTCGCCGCCGCAATGCTCAACGCCGCCCTCTACGGCGACGAGGACCAGGCGGTGATCCTCACATACGCGTGGGACCGCTTGCTGATCGACCCGGTACCGGGACCCCGAGGCCCCGACGACTTCACCGGCCTCGAACCGCTCACCCCGACCGTATGGAAGGTGCCGGCGGAGGCCCGCCCCATCGCACCGACAGGCTCCACACTCCCCCGCCTGGCGGCAGAGCTCCCGCACACCTTCGCACTGATCGACCCGAGGCACGGCGCCGAGGGCGTCACACGCCAGCTCAAAGACCTGGTCACTCGGCTCCAACCGACCTCAATTGATCTCCTGGACGTCGGCGGCGACGTATTGGCCCGAGGCGACGAACCGACCTTGAAGAGCCCTCTGGCCGACTCCCTGACGCTGGCAGCGTGCGGCCAAGTGAACGCGCCCATCCGCCTGTTGGTCGCGGGCCCCGGCCTGGACGGCGAGCTTTCGCACGAGGACCTGCAAGGCATGCTCGGCGCACTCGTCCACACCTTCACGGCGAGAGACGCGGAGCCGACCAGCGCAGTCCTGGAGTGGCACCCCTCAGAAGCAACCGGCATGCTCGCGGCAACCGCCCGAGGCGTACGCGGCACGTGCGAGGTCCGGGACGCAGGCCTTCCCATCCCCCTCACCGACGAGAGCCCGACAGTCCACGAGGTCGATCTAGATGAGGCGCTGAGCCGCAACGAGTTGGCCCGCGCCATCATGTCGACGACCACCCGGGACCAGGCAGAGGCACTGAGCCGCGAGGTCTGCGGCTTCTCCGAGATCGACTACGAGCGCAACAAGGCCCTCTGGTTGAAGGAACAACAGCCAGCGACGCTCGACGCCCAAGCAGTACTCCATCAGCTCACCCAGTTCGAGGCAGAGGCCCAAGGCCGCGGAGTCACACACACGACGTTCCGCCATCTCACCGAGATCCTGAACCTCGACGGCTCGCAGCGCGATGACCTGCGCCGGCTGCTCATCAACAGCCGCCCTGAGCAGTACGCAGCACCGTTGTGGAGCCTCACGGGCAACAACAGCGGCCACACAAGCCGGACACTATGA
- a CDS encoding TIGR03943 family putative permease subunit: protein MNRQAQAAVLFLTGAALLHAGCTDLYLRYVKAGLRPMLLLSGAVLIATALATAWYEYRAGKGAGTEAGEGSGTEGGEGAGKEARSERPTPHREPRISWLLTLPLFALILVAPPALGSYSAMRTGTALQQPYGYNSLPAKGTLDLSVVDYATRAVYGRGRTIEGRRLRIEGFVALDQAGRPYLVRMALNCCAADAQPVKIALTGTIPPVLRPDKWLKVTGTYTPRTTKDPVNGGPIPYFEVTDAKPIPTPSDPYDETWNT, encoded by the coding sequence GTGAACCGCCAGGCCCAGGCGGCGGTCCTGTTCCTGACGGGCGCGGCGCTGCTGCACGCGGGCTGTACGGACCTGTACCTGCGCTATGTGAAGGCGGGCCTGCGCCCGATGCTGCTGCTGTCGGGGGCGGTACTGATCGCGACGGCGCTGGCGACGGCGTGGTACGAGTACCGGGCGGGAAAGGGAGCGGGAACGGAGGCGGGAGAGGGATCGGGAACGGAGGGGGGAGAGGGAGCGGGGAAGGAGGCGAGGAGCGAGAGGCCGACTCCGCACCGCGAGCCCCGGATCTCCTGGCTCCTGACCCTCCCCCTCTTCGCGCTGATCCTGGTGGCGCCACCGGCGCTGGGTTCGTACAGCGCGATGCGGACGGGAACGGCGCTCCAGCAGCCGTACGGCTACAACTCCCTTCCGGCGAAGGGCACGTTGGACCTCTCGGTGGTCGACTACGCGACGCGGGCGGTCTACGGGCGCGGCCGGACGATCGAGGGACGCCGACTGCGGATCGAGGGCTTCGTGGCCCTGGACCAGGCGGGCAGGCCGTACCTGGTGAGGATGGCTCTCAACTGCTGTGCCGCGGACGCCCAGCCGGTGAAGATCGCCCTGACCGGGACGATCCCGCCGGTGCTGCGACCCGACAAGTGGCTGAAGGTGACGGGCACTTACACCCCGCGCACGACGAAGGACCCGGTGAACGGCGGCCCGATCCCGTACTTCGAGGTCACGGACGCGAAGCCGATTCCGACGCCGTCCGACCCGTACGACGAGACGTGGAACACCTGA
- a CDS encoding tetratricopeptide repeat protein, whose protein sequence is MNARNDAWAGGQGRVYQASGDQHITEHHHHAPDATGPDSVRHPAVSRAPAVLRDRVGEMDRLRQAVEPGVGNGVYVLHGLGGCGKTAVALTLFQYATREAGRIGLWVNTSDSVSLRAGMLAVAADRGATDGELVGARSGLRPAADLVWQYLDRSEQPWLLVLDNADNPGILREGGWLRTSPTGTVVVTTRQAAPHWWPGAELLQFGVLPREDAALVLRDLAPHAGSAEEAADVADRLGRLPLALTLAGGFLSHQVIDPWTLADYRRRLDGGVAGLDAIDLIDQGDTTFGADSRHLLSSTWQLSLDALAAQGLQEAGDLLRLLACWSSDPLPLSILSGAELSPELPSFKVESALRGLLDHSLTGIVSADETRCLRTHGVVLESVARTASAEQREQLADTASRLLLAALPEIPDRGPQGPLVNLLAPHVTALLSRTAHWAARRTTVESAAECALRLATAVHRSGDYVSALALAEEAVETARPALGEDHALLTRLRQRVARSLFRLGRFEESEALYLRVLEICERTLGPKASDTLTTRLKLASPLINTGREEEGQALIQQIVQERTTLLGPTHPLTLLARASFLESATRPAELDAGSTLIADCRREAGDDHSITLDAQLNYACALQRAGRSADALPHVDSALEGYVRRFGSDYPIALNARLTLSRVLNALARTPEAIEHAEQLVTGRTRVLGPTHPWTISAQGLLNHYRETRRED, encoded by the coding sequence GTGAACGCCCGCAACGACGCGTGGGCGGGCGGCCAGGGCCGCGTCTACCAAGCCTCCGGTGACCAGCACATCACCGAGCACCACCATCACGCGCCGGACGCGACGGGCCCCGACTCGGTACGCCACCCGGCGGTCAGCCGCGCGCCCGCGGTGCTCCGCGACCGGGTCGGGGAAATGGACCGTCTACGCCAGGCCGTCGAGCCCGGCGTCGGCAACGGCGTCTACGTCCTGCACGGTCTGGGCGGCTGCGGCAAGACCGCCGTCGCCCTCACCCTCTTCCAGTACGCGACCCGTGAGGCCGGGCGTATCGGGCTGTGGGTCAACACGTCGGACTCCGTGTCCCTGCGCGCTGGCATGCTCGCCGTCGCGGCCGACCGCGGTGCCACCGACGGCGAACTCGTCGGAGCACGCAGCGGATTGCGCCCGGCGGCCGATCTCGTCTGGCAGTACCTGGACCGCTCCGAGCAGCCCTGGCTGCTGGTCCTCGACAACGCGGACAACCCCGGCATCCTCCGCGAGGGCGGCTGGCTGCGCACCAGCCCCACCGGCACCGTCGTCGTCACGACCCGTCAGGCGGCGCCGCACTGGTGGCCCGGCGCCGAACTCCTCCAGTTCGGCGTGCTGCCTCGGGAGGACGCCGCTCTCGTTCTGCGGGATCTGGCACCCCACGCGGGCTCGGCAGAGGAGGCCGCCGATGTCGCCGACCGCCTGGGACGACTTCCCCTGGCACTCACCCTGGCGGGTGGATTCCTCTCCCACCAGGTGATCGACCCGTGGACCCTCGCCGACTACCGCCGTCGGCTCGACGGAGGCGTGGCAGGCCTCGACGCCATCGACCTCATCGATCAGGGCGACACGACCTTCGGCGCCGACTCACGTCATCTGCTCAGCAGCACCTGGCAGCTCTCCTTGGACGCCCTCGCGGCCCAAGGACTCCAGGAGGCAGGCGACTTGCTGCGGCTGCTCGCCTGCTGGTCCAGCGATCCGCTGCCCCTGTCGATCCTCTCCGGGGCCGAACTGAGCCCCGAACTCCCCTCCTTCAAGGTCGAGTCGGCGCTGCGCGGACTTCTCGACCACTCCCTCACCGGGATCGTGTCTGCCGATGAGACGCGTTGCCTGCGTACCCACGGCGTGGTCCTCGAGAGCGTCGCCCGCACCGCGTCCGCGGAACAGCGCGAGCAACTCGCGGACACGGCGTCCCGTCTCCTCCTCGCCGCACTGCCGGAGATCCCCGACCGGGGCCCGCAGGGACCGCTCGTGAACCTGCTCGCCCCGCATGTGACCGCTCTGTTGAGCAGGACGGCCCACTGGGCGGCGCGCCGCACGACGGTGGAGTCCGCGGCGGAGTGCGCCCTTCGCCTCGCCACCGCCGTCCACAGATCCGGCGACTACGTCTCGGCACTCGCGCTGGCCGAGGAAGCCGTGGAAACCGCCCGACCGGCACTGGGCGAGGATCACGCCCTCCTCACCCGGCTCCGCCAACGGGTGGCCCGCTCCCTGTTCCGCCTCGGGCGCTTCGAGGAGTCCGAGGCCCTGTACCTGCGGGTGCTGGAGATCTGCGAACGCACGCTGGGCCCCAAGGCATCGGACACCCTGACGACGCGCCTGAAACTGGCCAGCCCACTCATCAACACCGGCCGGGAGGAGGAGGGCCAAGCGCTGATCCAGCAGATCGTGCAGGAACGGACAACCCTGCTCGGCCCCACGCACCCGCTCACACTCCTCGCGAGGGCGTCCTTCCTGGAAAGTGCGACGCGGCCGGCCGAACTGGACGCGGGGTCGACCCTGATCGCGGACTGCCGCCGCGAGGCCGGCGACGACCACTCCATCACCTTGGACGCACAACTCAACTACGCGTGCGCGCTGCAACGCGCCGGACGGTCGGCGGACGCGCTGCCCCACGTCGACTCGGCCCTCGAGGGCTACGTACGGCGCTTCGGCTCCGACTACCCCATCGCCCTGAACGCGAGACTGACGCTGAGCAGAGTCCTCAACGCCCTGGCCCGCACCCCAGAAGCGATCGAGCACGCGGAACAACTGGTGACCGGCCGAACCCGAGTCCTCGGCCCGACCCACCCCTGGACCATCAGCGCCCAGGGACTCCTGAACCACTACCGAGAAACCCGGCGAGAGGACTGA
- a CDS encoding Pr6Pr family membrane protein — protein MTAPIPRDIPDIPAVPGIPALLPLPVPASAVMAPVRRPLAAVFRALIALAAVAGVTIELVLGSPVRVLTYFEVQSNILLALVFAAAARRAWSARRPLPSALTGAMLLYVVIAGAVYHLVLADGTIPFTMTPGPTGSTGWATVANQLLHTVTPVAVALDWLLLTPPGRLRIRQAAPWMLYPLAYLIVSLTRGELILPGTRGRYLYPFLDVDLHGYKSVLANALLLGLAFYALAVLLIAIDHARPKPLRHRGKTGFRL, from the coding sequence ATGACCGCCCCGATACCGAGGGACATCCCGGATATTCCCGCAGTTCCGGGCATCCCCGCGCTGCTGCCCCTGCCGGTTCCCGCGTCCGCGGTGATGGCGCCCGTACGACGCCCCCTGGCCGCCGTCTTCCGCGCGCTGATCGCCTTGGCGGCAGTGGCGGGAGTGACGATCGAGCTGGTGCTCGGCAGTCCGGTCCGGGTGCTCACCTACTTCGAGGTCCAGTCGAACATCCTGCTGGCGCTGGTGTTCGCGGCGGCGGCCCGCAGGGCCTGGTCGGCACGCCGTCCACTCCCGTCGGCCCTGACGGGTGCGATGCTGCTCTACGTCGTGATCGCGGGCGCCGTGTACCACCTGGTGCTGGCGGACGGCACGATCCCGTTCACGATGACACCGGGACCGACGGGCTCGACCGGGTGGGCGACCGTGGCGAACCAGCTCCTGCACACGGTGACGCCAGTGGCGGTGGCGCTGGACTGGCTGCTGCTGACCCCACCGGGCCGGCTACGGATCCGGCAGGCGGCGCCGTGGATGCTGTATCCGCTGGCGTACCTGATCGTGTCGCTCACTCGAGGAGAGCTGATCCTGCCGGGGACGCGGGGCCGCTACCTCTACCCGTTCCTGGACGTCGACCTGCACGGATACAAGAGCGTCCTGGCCAACGCCCTCCTCCTGGGGCTGGCCTTCTACGCCCTCGCGGTCCTGCTGATCGCCATCGACCACGCCCGCCCGAAGCCCCTGCGCCACCGCGGCAAAACCGGATTTCGTCTCTAG
- a CDS encoding GntR family transcriptional regulator, translating into MPQIEETQPKYLQIAHFIRDQILRGDLRPGDEVPSERQLAADWKVSRPTAARSLEALSNQGLVEKRQGSGTYVRSLEVNRRARELYGRARQTGKIYTPGEYAVITSAGWLEAPDHVAEALGLVKDRRAVHRRRVTNNQDGPIALSTSWFAPEIGQRAPKLLEPERIQEGTLMYVENMTGRQGSYAEDRMCARQATDEEAADLQLEVGSAVLIVHHVVFDLQDRPLEYAEATYPPNRWAFEQGYPLT; encoded by the coding sequence ATGCCTCAGATCGAGGAGACGCAGCCGAAGTATCTCCAGATCGCGCACTTCATCCGTGATCAGATCCTGCGGGGTGATCTGCGGCCGGGGGACGAGGTTCCATCGGAGCGGCAGTTGGCGGCTGACTGGAAGGTGTCCCGGCCTACGGCGGCGCGGTCGCTGGAGGCGCTGAGCAATCAGGGGCTCGTCGAGAAGCGGCAGGGGTCCGGGACGTATGTCCGGAGCCTCGAAGTTAACCGGCGGGCAAGAGAGTTGTACGGGCGGGCTCGGCAGACCGGGAAGATCTACACGCCCGGTGAGTATGCGGTCATCACGTCCGCCGGGTGGCTCGAAGCGCCGGATCATGTCGCTGAGGCGTTGGGCTTGGTGAAGGATCGGCGGGCCGTGCATCGTCGGCGGGTGACCAACAACCAGGACGGGCCCATCGCGCTGTCCACTTCGTGGTTCGCGCCGGAGATCGGGCAGCGGGCGCCCAAGCTCCTGGAGCCTGAGCGGATCCAGGAGGGAACTCTGATGTACGTCGAGAACATGACGGGGCGGCAGGGGAGTTACGCGGAAGACCGTATGTGCGCTCGGCAGGCTACCGACGAGGAAGCGGCCGACCTCCAGCTTGAGGTCGGGTCTGCTGTGCTGATCGTGCATCACGTCGTCTTCGACCTCCAGGACCGGCCGCTGGAGTACGCCGAAGCCACCTACCCGCCGAACCGTTGGGCGTTCGAGCAGGGGTATCCGCTCACCTGA